One region of Nothobranchius furzeri strain GRZ-AD chromosome 16, NfurGRZ-RIMD1, whole genome shotgun sequence genomic DNA includes:
- the LOC107388196 gene encoding cilia- and flagella-associated protein 337 translates to MDSLGNNQNLWRLYDTEVPHTRIRHPADSSSAADKLRPEHMQLLRDAFICPKARPQAQHPKTEGGNRDEEPGLMLGEFQELLRSVVGPSADESWVERFFSEVDVCCTGRVKWQQLSSYLFLELTERQRAFNPPAALLDTQPQIRHCSHNKREATVRVVAVSHPPPLRYVSVSKGGQISVWSRSLHILKTFTLTGDPTEEVANTTRFRGWTTDAAYMGSCQMVAVATNRRDLHFFSISSTTVSEDVHLFGFFCVPTALCYSENVQNPEEHPLLMLGDEQGGVHLLWFLNPLKGLFKSPPRKENGPQRIFFPDLGEHSSMVSHRYIPHIHQEPINRVVFDSNVIMTSSESDDTSVVFMNVSLRQKPYTWKIPQGAKCFDYDSSLQLLVTGGRDGKLRVWTSYVTLSPVGMLLGHHTAVLDVAIYQAADQIFSYSRDSELRVWDISGHHCLKTVRLQFPCMQQGCMPEHGYFPFLLLRPPLPEETPPHLLVGCKDYLAHLSLAETRRGVGGRWTGEGGELGAELESSAPLSCALYNPTLTQVVTGHVDSSVSLWDVKTGRRNLCILNAHGEERLTCMELDSSHRRLITGAPSGTIKVWNLLNGLNLHKLEPVINSKVTGLTCLHGNQLLAVGWSRHIVQYNISEVKDLKVTADMSWKSSDGHKSDIMAVRQCSPLGVIATASHDGELIIWRLDTQRPIIHLQRGTQAALPVDSLVFLQHRPESITLRDRGVLVSSQAGYLCFWSVTGVKHGCFYAPEQPGERVLIMSSDQIKNSILVSGDTKGCLQIWDISSYAVDIQSQSACEQPPLLQRWSAHSRPLVCVEVLHVADREFLLTASADGSAGLWTRDGDHVGCFGQLETWSITGPATYHRRRHDKLIEDPAEMGEKNKFLTLPLRTSPVLQTHPAAISET, encoded by the exons ATGGACTCTCTCGGAAACAACCAGAATCTGTGGAGGCTGTATGACACCGAGGTACCTCACACCAGGATACG GCATCCAGCTGATAGCTCCAGCGCTGCAGACAAGCTGAGACCAGAGCACATGCAGCTCTTGAGAGATGCTTTCATCTGTCCGAAAGCAAGACCACAAGCACAGCATCCAAAGACAGAGGGGGGGAACAGAGATGAGGAACCTGGATTAATGTTGGGTGAATTTCAGGAGCTGCTGAGGTCTGTGGTTGGTCCAAGTGCTGATGAATCCTGGGTTGAGAGATTCTTCAGTGAG GTAGATGTTTGCTGCACCGGCCGGGTGAAGTGGCAGCAGCTCTCCTCCTACTTGTTTCTGGAACTCACAGAGAGGCAGCGTGCCTTTAATCCCCCAGCAGCTCTGCTGGACACCCAGCCTCAGATCAGACACTGCTCTCACAACAAG CGAGAGGCGACGGTTCGTGTTGTTGCTgtttcccatcctcctccgctccGCTATGTCAGTGTCAGTAAAGGAGGTCAGATCAGCGTCTGGAGCCGCAGCCTACACATCCTCAAAACTTTTACA CTCACAGGAGACCCGACAGAGGAGGTCGCCAACACCACGAGGTTCAGAGGCTGGACCACTGATGCCGCTTATATGGGTAGCTGCCAAATGGTTGCCGTAGCAACCAACCGCAGGGATTTGCACTTTTTCAGCATCTCTTCAACCACCGTGTCTGAGGATGTGCACTTGTTTG GGTTTTTCTGCGTACCAACTGCTCTTTGTTACTCTGAGAACGTTCAG AATCCAGAGGAGCATCCACTGCTGATGCTCGGAGACGAACAAGGAGGAGTCCATCTCTTGTGGTTCCTGAACCCACTTAAAGGTCTGTTCAAGAGTCCACCCAGGAAAGAAAATGGCCCTCAAAGGATCTTTTTTCCA GACCTCGGTGAACACAGCAGCATGGTCTCCCATCGTTACATTCCCCACATCCACCAGGAACCAATCAACAGAGTGGTTTTTGATTCTAATGTCATCATGACATCATCAGAAAGCGACGACACATCAGTAGTCTTTATGAATGTGTCACTAAGGCAAAAGCCTTATACATGGAAAATCCCACAG GGAGCTAAATGCTTCGACTACGATTCTTCTTTGCAACTGCTCGTCACAGGAGGCCGTGATGGAAAGCTAAGAGTGTGGACCTCGTATGTGACCCTGAGCCCTGTAGGGATGCTGCTGGGTCACCACACTGCTGTGTTAGATGTTGCAATCTACCAAGCTGCTGATCAGATCTTCAGCTACTCCAGAGATTCT GAACTGAGGGTGTGGGACATTTCCGGTCATCACTGTCTGAAAACTGTCCGCCTTCAGTTTCCCTGCATGCAACAAGGCTGCATGCCAGAACATGGCTACTTCCCTTTCCTGCTGCTGAGGCCCCCGCTCCCTGAGGAGACACCGCCTCATTTACTGGTGGGCTGCAAAGACTACCTGGCACACCTGAGCCTGGCTGAAACTAGAAGAGGTGTGGGTGGCAGGTGGACAGGTGAAGGAGGGGAGCTTGGGGCAGAACTGGAAAGCAGCGCACCTCTGTCCTGTGCTCTGTACAACCCCACCCTGACACAGGTCGTAACCGGTCACGTTGACTCATCTGTCTCTCTGTGGGACGTAAAGACCGGGAGGAGGAATCTTTGTATTCTGAACGCTCATGGAGAGGAGAGACTTACCTGCATGGAGCTGGACTCTTCTCACAGAAGACTCATAACCGGAGCTCCAAGTGGCACCATAAAG GTGTGGAATTTACTGAACGGTCTTAATTTGCACAAGTTGGAGCCTGTCATCAACTCAAAGGTCACTGGGCTGACCTgtctccatggcaaccagctgcttGCTGTGGGGTGGAGCCGACACATCGTTCAGTACAACATATCAGAAGTTAAG GATCTGAAAGTGACAGCAGACATGTCTTGGAAGTCCAGCGATGGTCATAAATCGGATATCATGGCTGTGCGTCAGTGCTCCCCCCTGGGGGTCATAGCCACAGCGAGTCATGATGGAGAGCTGATCATCTGGAGGCTGGACACGCAGCGACCAATCATCCACCTCCAGAGGGGTACACA AGCGGCCCTTCCTGTGGACAGCCTCGTGTTCCTTCAGCATCGACCTGAATCCATAACGTTAAGGGACAGGGGTGTCCTGGTTTCATCTCAGGCTGGTTATCTGTGTTTCTGGAGCGTCACCGGAGTGAAACACG GTTGTTTTTATGCTCCGGAGCAGCCAGGTGAACGTGTGCTCATCATGAGCTCGGATCAGATTAAAAACAGCATCCTGGTCTCGGGCGATACAAAGGGCTGCCTTCAGATCTGGGACATTTCTTCATACGCTGTGGACATCCAGTCTCAG TCAGCGTGTGAGCAGCCTCCACTCCTGCAGCGTTGGAGCGCTCACTCaaggccactggtgtgtgtggaaGTCCTCCATGTCGCTGACCGAGAGTTCCTCCTCACAGCATCTGCAGATGGTTCAGCTGGACTCTGGACTCGGGATGGGGATCATGTGGGTTGTTTCGGACAACTAGAGACTTGGAGCATCACTGGACCAGCTACTTACCATAG gagGAGGCATGACAAACTGATAGAGGACCCTGCAGAGATGGGTGAGAAGAACAAGTTTCTGACCCTGCCTCTCAGGACCTCTCCTGTTCTACAG ACTCATCCAGCAGCGATTTCAGAAACCTGA
- the LOC107388195 gene encoding cartilage intermediate layer protein 2 isoform X2, translating to MIKLMSLIVVAFLLLVPVQPLFCWTSWYDRSDPTGMGDWEDLPDLRRENPGEICPRPYAIQAVTVDGNIPATSTGQQFYAYNTKMGFICRNEDQNPGPCLDYKVRFRCPCFSPPECNPECP from the exons ATGATCAAACTG ATGAGTCTTATTGTTGTTGCATTTTTGCTGCTTG TTCCAGTACAGCCTTTATTCTGCTGGACCAGTTGGTATGATCGGAGTGATCCCACTGGTATGGGGGACTGGGAAGATCTTCCTGACCTGAGGAGGGAAAATCCAGGAGAAATTTGTCCCAGACCTTATGCTATTCAGGCTGTCACTGTTGATGGGAACATCCCAGCCACAAGCACGGGACAGCAATTCTATGC CTACAACACCAAAATGGGCTTCATTTGTCGCAATGAGGATCAGAATCCCGGTCCGTGCTTGGACTACAAGGTTCGCTTCAGATGTCCGTGCTTTTCTCCACCTGAATGTAACCCAGAGTGCCCGTAA
- the LOC107388195 gene encoding cartilage intermediate layer protein 2 isoform X1, with product MIKLMSLIVVAFLLLAVKPIPVQPLFCWTSWYDRSDPTGMGDWEDLPDLRRENPGEICPRPYAIQAVTVDGNIPATSTGQQFYAYNTKMGFICRNEDQNPGPCLDYKVRFRCPCFSPPECNPECP from the exons ATGATCAAACTG ATGAGTCTTATTGTTGTTGCATTTTTGCTGCTTG CTGTGAAACCAA TTCCAGTACAGCCTTTATTCTGCTGGACCAGTTGGTATGATCGGAGTGATCCCACTGGTATGGGGGACTGGGAAGATCTTCCTGACCTGAGGAGGGAAAATCCAGGAGAAATTTGTCCCAGACCTTATGCTATTCAGGCTGTCACTGTTGATGGGAACATCCCAGCCACAAGCACGGGACAGCAATTCTATGC CTACAACACCAAAATGGGCTTCATTTGTCGCAATGAGGATCAGAATCCCGGTCCGTGCTTGGACTACAAGGTTCGCTTCAGATGTCCGTGCTTTTCTCCACCTGAATGTAACCCAGAGTGCCCGTAA